A portion of the Achromobacter sp. MFA1 R4 genome contains these proteins:
- a CDS encoding sigma-54 dependent transcriptional regulator, producing the protein MTRAPDSQTPANGPPAAGSTAAGSSDDSLPRPAAPRVVFIDDDEALRRAAVQTLTLHGILTDAHARARAALPALDRDFDGVVVTDIRMPDMDGLELFQRLRNVDADIPVILITGHGDIATAVQCMREGAYDFLSKPYPADRLVAAIRHAAEKRRLVLENRRLREAAFAVEADEVPFIGTTPAMQRIKQTLRHIADADVDVLVEGETGTGKEVVATALHRLSRRRHRALVAINCGALPESVIESELFGHEAGAFTGAQKKRIGRIEHASGGTLFLDEIESMPLALQVKLLRVLESRQITPLGSNEVRNLDLRVVAATKEDLGSPAIRAKFREDLFYRLNVVTIRLPPLRERREDIPLLFAHYLGHASRRFHRDIPDMPAAIRQHLMTHDWPGNVRELAHFAERFVLGVLNDPPLEPVPAQASSLSLPERMERYEAQVIRDALAAHQGDIKATLDALGIPRKTFYDKLQRHGIDRQEYVGTQPRAPL; encoded by the coding sequence GCTCCTGATTCCCAAACGCCCGCCAATGGTCCGCCCGCCGCAGGGTCGACTGCCGCAGGTTCGTCCGACGACAGCCTGCCCCGGCCTGCCGCTCCGCGCGTCGTCTTTATCGACGACGACGAAGCGCTGCGCCGTGCGGCCGTCCAGACCCTCACGCTTCACGGCATCCTGACCGATGCACACGCCCGCGCGCGCGCCGCGCTGCCCGCATTGGACCGCGACTTCGACGGCGTGGTCGTCACGGACATCCGCATGCCCGACATGGACGGGCTCGAACTCTTCCAGCGACTGCGCAACGTCGATGCCGACATCCCGGTCATCCTCATCACCGGCCATGGCGACATCGCCACGGCGGTTCAGTGCATGCGCGAGGGCGCATACGACTTCCTGTCCAAGCCCTACCCCGCCGACCGCCTGGTCGCGGCCATCCGGCACGCTGCCGAAAAACGCCGTCTGGTCCTCGAAAACCGACGCCTTCGCGAAGCCGCATTCGCCGTCGAAGCCGATGAAGTGCCATTCATCGGCACCACCCCCGCCATGCAACGGATCAAGCAGACCTTGCGCCACATCGCGGACGCCGACGTGGACGTGCTCGTCGAAGGAGAAACCGGCACGGGAAAAGAGGTCGTCGCCACAGCACTGCATCGCCTCAGCCGCCGCAGGCACCGCGCGCTCGTCGCCATCAACTGCGGCGCGCTCCCCGAAAGCGTGATCGAAAGCGAGCTCTTCGGGCATGAAGCCGGCGCCTTCACCGGCGCCCAGAAAAAACGCATCGGACGCATTGAACACGCCAGCGGCGGCACCCTGTTCCTCGACGAAATCGAAAGCATGCCGCTCGCCTTGCAGGTCAAGCTGCTGCGCGTGCTCGAATCGCGGCAAATCACGCCACTGGGCAGCAACGAAGTGCGCAACCTCGACCTGCGCGTCGTCGCAGCGACAAAGGAAGACTTGGGCAGCCCCGCCATCCGGGCCAAGTTTCGCGAAGATCTGTTTTACCGTCTGAACGTCGTCACGATACGGCTCCCCCCGCTGCGCGAGCGCCGGGAGGACATTCCCCTGCTCTTCGCCCACTACCTGGGCCACGCCTCCCGCCGCTTCCACCGAGACATTCCCGACATGCCCGCGGCGATCCGCCAGCACCTCATGACCCACGATTGGCCGGGCAACGTGCGCGAACTCGCCCACTTCGCAGAACGCTTCGTGCTGGGCGTCTTGAACGATCCGCCGCTGGAGCCCGTTCCGGCGCAAGCCAGCTCGCTCAGCCTGCCCGAGCGCATGGAACGGTACGAAGCCCAAGTCATCCGCGACGCGCTCGCCGCGCACCAAGGCGACATCAAAGCCACCCTCGACGCGCTCGGCATCCCCCGCAAAACCTTCTACGACAAACTCCAACGCCACGGCATCGACCGCCAGGAATACGTCGGCACGCAGCCCCGAGCCCCGCTGTAA